One window of the Leucobacter komagatae genome contains the following:
- the ybaK gene encoding Cys-tRNA(Pro) deacylase produces the protein MAKKAAGATPAMVALTKLGIDFAVRGYTHDPGETDYGGEAARELGVDARQVFKTLLADVDGALVVAVVPVSGKLDLKALAAAARGKRAQMADPAIAERKTGYVVGGISPLGQKTRLATVIDISAPGFPTILVSGGRRGLDIELSADDLARATGGSFAPIAKA, from the coding sequence ATGGCAAAGAAAGCGGCAGGTGCGACGCCTGCGATGGTGGCGCTCACAAAGCTGGGCATTGACTTCGCTGTGCGCGGCTACACTCACGACCCCGGAGAAACCGACTATGGGGGAGAAGCGGCGCGCGAGCTCGGTGTCGATGCGCGGCAGGTCTTCAAAACCCTGCTCGCCGACGTTGACGGAGCCCTCGTCGTTGCGGTCGTGCCAGTCTCAGGCAAGCTCGACCTGAAGGCCCTTGCGGCCGCCGCCCGCGGAAAGCGGGCACAGATGGCTGACCCGGCGATCGCCGAGCGCAAGACCGGCTACGTCGTTGGCGGCATTAGTCCGCTCGGCCAAAAGACGCGTTTGGCTACAGTCATAGACATATCCGCGCCCGGGTTTCCGACGATTCTGGTCTCCGGGGGGCGCCGTGGGCTCGATATCGAGCTTTCGGCGGACGATCTTGCCCGCGCGACCGGCGGAAGCTTCGCGCCGATCGCAAAAGCCTGA